The following proteins come from a genomic window of Musa acuminata AAA Group cultivar baxijiao chromosome BXJ1-7, Cavendish_Baxijiao_AAA, whole genome shotgun sequence:
- the LOC135679453 gene encoding crocetin glucosyltransferase 2-like produces the protein MTSTLSVFRPCTASRSDCASSLMMATSDLILLLPYPSQGHINPMLQFGKRCAAHGASATLATTRFILNTTRPQPGPVHLAAISDGCDRAGYAEVSSIPDYLDRLERVGSETLESLLRSEAAAGRPVRLLVFDAFLPWAGDVGRRLGLATAAFFTQSCAVNALYFHVWEGRLHVPVQAAELDLPGLPRLRPRDLPSFLPDRDSIYPAYLQLVLNQFKNLEKADEVLVNTFYELEPQESEYLKVESGAKTIGPTVPSRHLDGRLPSDSHYGFHLFEPSVAPCMSWLDSKPPASVVYVSFGSMAALCQEQMEELAQGLSATGKHFLWVVRSSEAHKLPPGFVEGCRDRGLVVPWSPQLEVLAHPATGCFLTHCGWNSTVEGLGLGVPMVAMPQWTDQPTNAMYVEEVWGVGVRVREDGEGLVRRVEVERCVREVMEGGRSSEMRRNAARWRALAKAAVGQNGSSDKNIVELIAKYCSKAEKDCVHQQLVAT, from the exons ATGACGTCCACACTTTCTGTATTTAGGCCGTGCACTGCAAGTCGCTCAGACTGCGCCAGCTCGTTAATGATGGCTACCTCAGACCTTATCCTCCTGCTTCCGTACCCAAGCCAAGGCCACATCAACCCCATGCTCCAGTTCGGCAAGCGCTGCGCCGCTCACGGCGCCAGCGCCACCCTCGCCACCACCCGCTTCATCCTCAACACCACCCGACCCCAGCCAGGCCCCGTCCACCTCGCTGCCATCTCCGACGGCTGCGACCGCGCCGGCTACGCCGAGGTCAGCTCCATCCCCGACTACCTAGACCGCCTCGAGCGGGTCGGCTCGGAGACCCTAGAAAGCCTGCTCCGCTCCGAGGCCGCCGCCGGCCGGCCGGTCCGCCTCCTGGTGTTCGACGCCTTCCTCCCCTGGGCGGGCGACGTCGGGCGGCGCCTTGGCCTCGCCACCGCCGCGTTCTTCACGCAGTCGTGCGCCGTCAACGCCCTCTACTTCCACGTCTGGGAGGGGCGGCTCCATGTGCCGGTGCAGGCGGCGGAGCTGGACCTGCCGGGTCTCCCGCGGCTGCGCCCCCGCGACCTGCCGTCCTTCTTGCCGGATCGGGACAGCATCTACCCCGCTTACCTGCAGCTGGTGCTGAATCAGTTCAAGAACCTGGAGAAGGCGGACGAGGTCCTCGTCAACACCTTCTACGAACTAGAACCTCAG GAATCGGAGTACTTGAAGGTGGAAAGTGGGGCCAAGACTATCGGCCCCACCGTCCCCTCCAGGCACTTGGACGGCCGCTTACCCTCCGACTCCCACTACGGCTTCCACTTGTTCGAACCCAGCGTGGCCCCCTGCATGAGCTGGCTCGACTCCAAGCCGCCCGCCTCCGTCGTCTACGTCTCCTTCGGCAGCATGGCCGCGCTCTGCCAGGAGCAGATGGAGGAACTCGCCCAAGGCCTCTCCGCCACCGGCAAGCACTTTCTGTGGGTGGTGAGGTCGTCGGAGGCCCACAAGTTGCCCCCAGGCTTCGTGGAGGGGTGCCGCGACAGAGGGCTGGTGGTACCCTGGAGCCCGCAGCTGGAGGTCCTGGCGCACCCGGCCACCGGATGCTTCCTGacgcactgcgggtggaactcgacGGTGGAGGGCCTCGGCCTGGGGGTGCCAATGGTGGCGATGCCGCAGTGGACGGACCAGCCGACGAACGCCATGTACGTGGAGGAGGTGTGGGGGGTGGGCGTGAGGGTGAGGGAGGACGGGGAGGGACTGGTGAGGCGGGTGGAGGTGGAGAGGTGCGTGAGGGAGGTGATGGAAGGCGGCAGGAGCAGCGAGATGCGGAGGAATGCGGCCAGGTGGAGGGCGCTGGCCAAGGCGGCGGTGGGCCAGAACGGGAGCTCCGACAAGAATATCGTGGAACTCATCGCCAAGTACTGCTCTAAAGCAGAGAAAGATTGTGTTCATCAGCAACTGGTGGCTACATGA
- the LOC103992663 gene encoding formin-like protein 1, translating to MPSVPSTSSSPSPAATSPPVPMHSRRALHVPFFPLPSTPPAESPSGFPKYPSSATPFFPFYPSTPPPPPPPPTPASGHPTFPANISSLTFPGSRSAPPPRHSSAVVAAVLLPLLALGLLAAAAVLFLRRRRRRLLRGHYSDKDDSRSDSDRLFPADSAASDGGDPKLSPSAAASSEFLYPGTLVDARRGVYGEDGGHLAADPLSGSLDPKLGSPELLPLPPLPRQFRHGHEKGEMGGSSEEEFYSPRLSSTEKGSSGRLAGERLSSSRRTYPAAVEKCGSRNSTLSTPSYPSSIVASSPPSSPVASSCRAGSSPGHSSGGSLKSRSERSRAGSLVFASPPPPPPPPPPPPLRPLTPSPPKRKPPSPSPPSSPAQKESERKVETSDLAGQSLRPSMTAGHFSGNPFVVSKQLGIPQRQPPSPPPPPPPPPPVGYWESQVRKPQGKHLPVGVKTSSAVDYTTDPRENSDEMEKTEDTPRPKLKPLHWDKVQASSNRAMVWDQLKSSSFQVNEEMIETLFISKATNAKPKETTKWQVLPLPTQENKVLDPKKSQNIAILLRALNVTKEEVCEALLEGNADSLGTELLETLLKMAPSKEEEHKLKEYKDDSPFKLGPAEKFLKALLDVPFAFKRVDAMLYIANFDSEVNFLKKSFETLEAACEELRSSRLFIKLLEAVLKTGNRMNVGTNRGDAHAFKLDTLLKLVDVKGTDGKTTLLHFVVQEIIRAEGSRLSATNNSAAKTQTNTLQDGLECRKLGLRVVASLGGELSNVKKAAAMDSDILSSYVSKLAGGIGKINEVLRLNKASDSKDDSQRFHDAMDRFLTRAEDDIIKVQAQESVALSLVKEITEYFHGNSAKEEAHPFRIFMVVRDFLAVLDRVCKEVGRINERTIISLAQQFPVPVNPTLPPVFPRFHALRPEGSDEDESSLSS from the exons ATGCCATCAGTGCCATCCACTTCATCATCACCATCGCCAGCAGCAACATCACCGCCCGTTCCCATGCACAGCAGAAGAGCACTCCACGTTCCTTTTTTCCCGCTTCCTTCCACTCCTCCGGCGGAGTCACCTTCCGGCTTCCCAAAATACCCCTCCTCGGCCACCCCCTTCTTCCCGTTCTACCCCTCCAccccgcccccgccgccgccgccacccacgCCCGCCTCCGGGCATCCCACCTTCCCCGCCAACATATCCTCCCTCACCTTTCCAGGCTCCCGCTCCGCCCCTCCCCCCCGCCATAGCTCTGCGGTCGTCGCCGccgtcctcctccccctcctcgccCTTGGTCTCCTTGCCGCCGCCGCCGTGCTCTTCCTTCGCCGACGTCGCCGGCGTCTTCTCCGCGGGCATTACTCCGACAAGGACGACTCCCGCTCCGACTCCGACCGCCTCTTCCCCGCCGACTCCGCCGCTTCCGACGGCGGCGACCCCAAGCTGTCCCCTTCCGCAGCTGCGTCATCCGAATTCCTCTACCCCGGGACCCTCGTTGACGCCCGCCGCGGCGTCTACGGCGAAGATGGTGGCCACCTCGCTGCTGACCCGTTAAGCGGATCGCTCGACCCGAAGCTGGGGTCGCCGGAGCTCCTGCCGCTCCCCCCGCTGCCGCGTCAGTTCCGGCATGGGCATGAAAAAGGGGAGATGGGGGGCTCGTCGGAGGAGGAGTTCTATTCGCCGCGGTTGTCGTCGACGGAGAAGGGAAGCTCTGGAAGGCTGGCGGGCGAGCGGTTGTCGAGCTCCCGGCGGACGTATCCGGCGGCAGTAGAAAAATGTGGGTCTCGGAATTCGACGCTGAGCACGCCGTCGTACCCGTCGTCGATCGTGGCCTCATCCCCTCCGTCATCGCCGGTGGCTTCATCGTGTCGCGCCGGATCCAGCCCCGGCCATTCGAGCGGCGGATCTTTGAAGTCCAGATCTGAAAGGAGTCGGGCGGGAAGTCTTGTATTCGCGTCTCCACCGCCGCCTCCACCACCTCCCCCGCCGCCTCCCCTTCGGCCTCTAACACCGTCACCTCCTAAGCGGAAACCCCCGTCGCCTTCGCCACCTTCTTCCCCGGCGCAGAAAGAATCTGAAAGAAAGGTGGAAACTTCTGATCTGGCGGGACAAAGTCTGAGGCCGTCCATGACAGCTGGGCACTTCTCTGGCAATCCATTTGTTGTCAGCAAGCAGCTAGGAATACCACAGAGACAGCCTCCGTCGCCACCGCCTCcacccccaccaccaccaccagttgGATACTGGGAGAGCCAGGTTCGAAAGCCACAGGGAAAACACCTACCAGTTGGAGTGAAGACTTCCTCGGCGGTGGACTACACCACAGATCCGAGGGAGAATTCAGATGAAATGGAGAAGACGGAGGATACGCCTCGGCCAAAGTTGAAGCCTTTGCACTGGGATAAGGTTCAGGCGAGCTCAAACCGAGCAATGGTGTGGGATCAGTTGAAATCCAGCTCCTTCCA GGTGAACGAGGAAATGATCGAGACTCTGTTTATTTCCAAGGCAacaaatgcaaaacctaaggagacCACCAAGTGGCAGGTCCTTCCATTGCCGACTCAAGAGAACAAGGTGCTCGATCCAAAGAAGTCGCAAAACATTGCTATTCTACTGAGGGCATTGAATGTGACCAAGGAGGAAGTCTGTGAAGCGCTACTGGAAG GTAATGCTGATAGCTTAGGAACTGAACTGCTGGAGACCTTACTAAAGATGGCtcctagcaaagaagaagagcaTAAATTGAAAGAATACAAAGATGATTCCCCATTCAAGCTTGGCCCAGCGGAGAAGTTTCTTAAAGCATTGCTGGATGTACCATTTGCATTTAAAAGAGTTGACGCAATGCTTTACATTGCCAATTTCGATTCAGAGGTCAATTTTCTTAAGAAGTCCTTTGAAACTCTGGAG GCTGCTTGTGAAGAGCTGAGGAGCAGCAGGTTGTTCATCAAGCTTCTAGAGGCTGTCCTGAAGACTGGGAACCGAATGAATGTCGGTACAAATCGAGGCGATGCACATGCTTTCAAGCTTGACACGTTGCTTAAACTAGTCGATGTCAAAGGCACTGATGGCAAGACGACACTTCTGCACTTTGTCGTCCAGGAGATTATTAGAGCAGAAGGTTCCCGTCTTTCTGCCACCAATAATTCGGCTGCCAAAACTCAAACCAACACTCTACAAGATGGCCTCGAGTGCAGAAAGCTTGGTCTCCGAGTCGTCGCCAGCTTAGGAGGTGAACTCAGCAATGTTAAGAAGGCAGCTGCAATGGATTCTGACATACTCAGCAGCTACGTCTCTAAGCTCGCTGGAGGGATCGGGAAGATCAATGAGGTGTTGAGATTGAATAAAGCATCTGACTCTAAGGACGACAGCCAGAGATTCCATGACGCCATGGACCGGTTTCTAACGAGGGCAGAGGATGACATTATAAAAGTGCAGGCTCAAGAGAGTGTGGCATTGTCTCTGGTGAAGGAGATAACCGAGTATTTCCATGGTAACTCCGCCAAGGAAGAAGCACATCCCTTCAGGATTTTCATGGTGGTCAGAGATTTTCTGGCCGTGCTTGATCGTGTCTGCAAGGAGGTCGGAAGGATAAACGAACGCACCATCATCAGTTTGGCACAGCAGTTTCCGGTGCCGGTGAACCCAACCCTACCACCTGTGTTCCCGAGGTTTCATGCATTGAGACCAGAAGGCTCTGATGAGGATGAGAGCTCATTGTCATCGTAG
- the LOC135679455 gene encoding ribonuclease 2-like isoform X2, whose protein sequence is MACVLRLLGLLFVLVCSLSLPLPSFHSVVATGQREFDYFVLALLWPGTICQATHHCCSSNACCRSNPLPEFTIHGLWTDYNDGSWPACCSHSDFDIKKITSLLPTLEKYWPSLYCSSSSLCFGGKGLFWAHEEVLNNAGILATNGEKYPLGDVVSTIKRAFGATPLLVCKHGSLEELRLCFYKDYKPRDCVTGSDILNGMPHSRNSCPRYITLPTYTPLGLADSSKMPLEAFDALTVA, encoded by the exons atggCGTGTGTGTTGAGGCTTCTCGGTCTCCTCTTCGTCCTCGTCTGCTCGCTTTCGCTTCCCCTCCCTTCTTTCCACAGTGTCGTGGCAACGGGGCAACGGGAGTTCGATTACTTCGTGCTGGCGCTGCTGTGGCCGGGCACCATCTGCCAGGCCACCCACCATTGCTGCTCCTCCAACGCCTGCTGCAG ATCAAACCCTTTGCCCGAGTTTACGATCC ATGGACTGTGGACTGACTATAATGATGGGAGCTGGCCGGCATGTTGCAGCCACTCtgattttgatataaaaaag ATTACCTCGTTGTTACCAACTCTTGAGAAGTATTGGCCATCCTTATACTGCAGTTCTTCATCTCTTTGCTTCGGTGGAAAGGGATTGTTTTGGGCACATGAG GAGGTTCTTAATAATGCTGGTATTCTGGCAACCAACGGAGAAAAATATCCATTAGGGGATGTTGTATCCACCATTAAAAGGGCGTTTGGAGCAACACCATTGCTGGTCTGCAAGCATGGTTCACTGGAAGAACTCAGATTGTGCTTTTACAAGGATTATAAG CCTAGGGACTGTGTGACCGGGTCTGACATCTTGAATGGCATGCCACACTCGAGGAACTCCTGCCCTCGATACATTACCTTACCAACATATACTCCTCTTG GGCTGGCTGATAGCAGTAAAATGCCGTTGGAAGCATTTGACGCACTCACCGTGGCTTAG
- the LOC135679455 gene encoding ribonuclease 2-like isoform X1 codes for MACVLRLLGLLFVLVCSLSLPLPSFHSVVATGQREFDYFVLALLWPGTICQATHHCCSSNACCRSNPLPEFTIHGLWTDYNDGSWPACCSHSDFDIKKITSLLPTLEKYWPSLYCSSSSLCFGGKGLFWAHEWEKHGTCSYPIIQDEYSYFSTALGLYFKNNMTEVLNNAGILATNGEKYPLGDVVSTIKRAFGATPLLVCKHGSLEELRLCFYKDYKPRDCVTGSDILNGMPHSRNSCPRYITLPTYTPLGLADSSKMPLEAFDALTVA; via the exons atggCGTGTGTGTTGAGGCTTCTCGGTCTCCTCTTCGTCCTCGTCTGCTCGCTTTCGCTTCCCCTCCCTTCTTTCCACAGTGTCGTGGCAACGGGGCAACGGGAGTTCGATTACTTCGTGCTGGCGCTGCTGTGGCCGGGCACCATCTGCCAGGCCACCCACCATTGCTGCTCCTCCAACGCCTGCTGCAG ATCAAACCCTTTGCCCGAGTTTACGATCC ATGGACTGTGGACTGACTATAATGATGGGAGCTGGCCGGCATGTTGCAGCCACTCtgattttgatataaaaaag ATTACCTCGTTGTTACCAACTCTTGAGAAGTATTGGCCATCCTTATACTGCAGTTCTTCATCTCTTTGCTTCGGTGGAAAGGGATTGTTTTGGGCACATGAG TGGG AGAAACATGGGACTTGTTCCTACCCCATAATACAGGATGAATACAGCTACTTCTCCACAGCTCTTGGTTTGTACTTCAAAAACAACATGACG GAGGTTCTTAATAATGCTGGTATTCTGGCAACCAACGGAGAAAAATATCCATTAGGGGATGTTGTATCCACCATTAAAAGGGCGTTTGGAGCAACACCATTGCTGGTCTGCAAGCATGGTTCACTGGAAGAACTCAGATTGTGCTTTTACAAGGATTATAAG CCTAGGGACTGTGTGACCGGGTCTGACATCTTGAATGGCATGCCACACTCGAGGAACTCCTGCCCTCGATACATTACCTTACCAACATATACTCCTCTTG GGCTGGCTGATAGCAGTAAAATGCCGTTGGAAGCATTTGACGCACTCACCGTGGCTTAG